In a genomic window of Tachysurus vachellii isolate PV-2020 chromosome 13, HZAU_Pvac_v1, whole genome shotgun sequence:
- the LOC132856361 gene encoding histidine-rich glycoprotein-like has protein sequence MCERNISPLLQTWIKHIPAESNTYTLTHTLTHTHTHSHTHTVTHTHTHTHSHSHTHSHSHTHSHTLTHTHTLTQSLTHTHTLTHKHTHTLTQSLTHTLTHTVTHTHSHTHTVTHTHTHSHTHTHSHTYTVTHTHTHTHTHTDTHTKTHTHTHTHTHTLTHTLTHTHTHTHSHTQTHSHTYTVTHTHTLTHTHTHTDTHAYTHTHTHIHTDTHSHAHTHSHTLRQSHTHTHSHTHKLTHTHSHTVTHTHTHTHTHTHTHTHTHTHTHTQTHTHSHTHTHTCTHTDTHNMLFRFLLDKFPSWCRLSCSVKNR, from the coding sequence ATGTGTGAGAGAAATATCTCACCTCTACTGCAAACCTGGATCAAACACATTCCTGCTGAgtccaacacatacacactcacacacacactcacacacactcacacacactcacacactcacacagtcactcacacacacactcacacacacagtcactcacacacacacagtcactcacacacacactcacacacactcacacacactcacacactcacacagtcactcacacacactcacacactcacacacaaacacactcacacacttacacagtcactcacacacacactcacacacacagtcactcacacacactcacacactcacacagtcactcacacacacacacactcacacacacacacacactcacacacttacacagtcactcacacacacacacacactcacacacacacagacacacacacaaaaacacacacacacactcacacacacacacacacactcacacacacactcacacacactcacacacacacacactcacacacacaaacacactcacacacttacacagtcactcacacacacacactcacacacacacacactcacacagacacacacgcttacacacatacacacacgcacattcacacagacacacactcgcatgcacacacacactcacacacacttagacagtcacacacacacacacactcacacacacacaaactcacacacacacactcacacacagtcactcacacacacacacacacacacacacacacacacacacacacacacacacacacacacactcacacacaaacacacacacactcacacactcacacacacacatgcacacacacagacacacacaacatgctTTTCCGCTTCTTGCTGGACAAGTTTCCATCATGGTGCAGACTTTCATGTAGTGTAAAGAACAGATGA
- the LOC132856362 gene encoding LIM domain-containing protein A-like, with the protein HTHTHTHTHTHIHTYQHIHTHTHTQAHIHTHIHIHTYTHTHTHTHTHTHIHTYTHIHTHTYTHIHTHIHTHTHTHTHIHTHIHTYTHTHTHTHTHTHTYTHIHTHTHIHTHIHTHTHIHTYTHTHTHTHIHTHTYTHTNTYTHTHIHKHTYTHTYTYTHTHTRIRTHIHTHTYTHTHTYTHTHTHTYTHTYTHIHTLTHTYTHTYTHTHTRIHTHIHTHTYTHIHTHTHIHTHIHTHTHAYTHSHTHTHIHTHTHTYTHTHTYTHTYTHTHTRIHTHIHTHIHIHTHTHTHIHTHTHTHTHAYTHTHTYTHTHTHTLIHTHIHTHTYTHIHTHIHTHTHAHTHTHTCPHIHTHSV; encoded by the coding sequence cacacacacacacacacacatacacacacacacatacacacataccaacacatacacacacacacacatacacaagcacacatacacacacacatacacatacacacatacacacacacgcatacgcacacacatacacacacacacatacacacatacacacacatacacacacacacatacacacacatacacacacacatacacacacatacacacactcacacacacatacacacacacatacacacatacacacacacgcatacacacacacatacacacacacacacatacacacacatacacacacacacacacatacacacacacatacacactcacacacacatacacacatacacacacacacacacacacacacacatacacacacacacatacacacataccaacacatacacacacacacacatacacaagcacacatacacacacacatacacatacacacatacacacacacgcatacgcacacacatacacacacacacatacacacatacacacacatacacacacacacatacacacacatacacacacacatacacacacatacacacactcacacacacatacacacacacatacacacatacacacacacgcatacacacacacatacacacacacacatacacacacatacacacacacacacacatacacacacacatacacacacacacacacgcatacacacactcacacacacatacacacatacacacacacacacacacatacacacatacacacacatacacacacacatacacacatacacacacacgcatacacacacacatacacacacacatacacatacacacacacacacacacacacatacacacacacactcatacacacacacacgcatacacacatacacacacatacacacacacacacacacacacactcatacacacacacatacacacacacacatacacacatatacacacacacatacacacacacacacacgcacacacgcacacacacacatgcccacacatacacacacattcagtttaa